Proteins from one Malania oleifera isolate guangnan ecotype guangnan chromosome 4, ASM2987363v1, whole genome shotgun sequence genomic window:
- the LOC131153936 gene encoding uncharacterized protein LOC131153936 isoform X1 produces the protein MIFLMAKFKVLSQISGFEASHGHSEPRTCSGKKPLKSCKMKGSLDNIVLIDVDSDNFHNIIVIDVPDSLKQKLRGSRVRRESSKFPLRSVISIDDDGSSDDDCQGIGAEGAGNLCDDASSSKRSCPASNHFQDPADSVGDECQFIHERNSPLNLSKCKRTYSGKLPSRNRYGLDSESQSGSSESDCSDCEVTLREQWENASLKRKYDFCNGQTILEDQAGASSSHTAACQNAEDENSPEKHPETAVCSNSSNVNYEEKSSFVKSGGGNFNGTPPNFATRSPEDFNHKSMEETQDVHDRAENCAEYPPFNFPEWQTYEPFDHGGTGTMFCEKQEQCSQQPSSWSDQEQVHARSFFQAKRWNLSEEPCLFDRAPSLSIPIDHGKANVLDEEVTQCERNCSIETKIDCETVFSKDKDEEFQEVPSDCNVFCTKESKDKRSSFMEKEKAVSEEFSFSAQPSVEKLVHHGVACEDRVGIVLENMSGCKTQSQGNLDVENNEANSQEKVKSNYEKPYFCNNRSDESQAKWGRSRLVDVKEPIIESICDSQLQDRFHSQDGEGTYSVQSCIINEREKIKETAEYKKAVEEEWASRQRQLQIQAEEAQRLRKRRKAESMRLLDMERRQKQRVQEMRDIQKKDEENMNLKEQHRVEVRNELNRLEMTCSDMASLLRSLGIHVGGGLHPLLHEVNAAYKRGLLSFHPDRASRTDIRQQVEAEEKFKLICRMKEKLLPSC, from the exons ATGATTTTTTTGATGGCTAAGTTTAAAGTTTTG AGCCAAATTAGTGGATTTGAAGCATCACATGGTCATTCTGAACCTAGAACTTGTTCTGGGAAGAAACCACTTAAAAGTTGCAAGATGAAAGGGAGTCTTGATAATATTGTTCTCATTGACGTTGACAGTGATAATTTCCATAATATTATTGTCATCGATGTTCCTGATTCTTTGAAGCAGAAATTGCGAGGTTCAAGGGTGCGGAGAGAGAGCTCAAAATTTCCATTGCGAAGTGTAATTAGCATTGATGATGATGGAAGCTCTGACGACGACTGTCAGGGAATTGGTGCAGAAGGTGCTGGCAACTTATGTGATGATGCCTCTTCAAGCAAGAGATCTTGTCCTGCTTCCAACCATTTCCAGGACCCTGCAGATTCAGTTGGTGATGAATGCCAGTTCATCCATGAAAGAAATTCCCCATTGAATTTATCAAAGTGCAAACGTACCTATTCTGGGAAACTTCCCTCGCGAAATCGTTATGGTTTAGATTCTGAGTCTCAGAGTGGTTCATCTGAAAGTGATTGCTCTGATTGTGAGGTGACACTTCGTGAACAATGGGAAAATGCTTCATTGAAGAGAAAATACGACTTCTGTAATGGTCAGACAATTTTGGAGGATCAAGCTGGTGCTTCTAGCTCCCACACTGCTGCATGCCAAAATGCTGAAGATGAGAATTCCCCTGAAAAACATCCAGAAACTGCCGTATGTTCTAATTCAAGTAATGTAAATTATGAAGAGAAGTCTTCCTTTGTTAAATCTGGCGGTGGCAACTTTAACGGTACCCCTCCCAATTTTGCTACAAGGAGTCCTGAAGATTTCAATCACAAGTCAATGGAAGAAACGCAAGATGTCCACGACAGAGCAGAGAATTGTGCAGAATATCCCCCATTTAACTTTCCAGAATGGCAAACTTATGAGCCTTTTGATCATGGTGGCACTGGCACAATGTTTTGTGAAAAACAAGAACAATGCTCCCAACAACCTTCTTCTTGGTCAGATCAAGAACAGGTGCATGCAAGATCTTTTTTTCAGGCTAAGAGATGGAACTTGTCAGAAGAACCTTGTTTATTTGATCGCGCTCCCAGTCTGAGCATACCCATTGATCATGGAAAAGCTAATGTTCTGGATGAAGAGGTGACTCAATGTGAGAGGAACTGTTCAATTGAGACAAAGATTGATTGTGAAACAGTCTTTTCCAAGGATAAAGATGAAGAGTTTCAGGAGGTGCCTTCTGATTGCAATGTTTTCTGTACAAAGGAATCAAAAGACAAAAGAAGTAGTTTCATGGAAAAAGAGAAAGCAGTTTCTGAGGAATTCTCATTTTCAGCTCAACCATCGGTTGAAAAACTGGTTCATCATGGTGTAGCTTGTGAAGATAGAGTTGGAATTGTGCTTGAAAATATGTCTGGATGCAAGACTCAATCACAAGGCAATTTAGATGTTGAAAACAATGAGGCTAACTCCCAAGAGAAAGTGAAATCCAATTATGAGAAACCATATTTTTGCAACAATCGATCTGATGAATCACAGGCTAAATGGGGGAGATCTAGGTTGGTGGATGTGAAAGAACCAATTATTGAATCTATTTGTGACAGTCAACTGCAAGACAGATTTCATTCTCAAGACGGTGAAGGTACATATTCTGTTCAGAGTTGCATAATCAATGAACGAGAAAAGATAAAGGAAACTGCCGAGTACAAAAAGGCAGTGGAAGAAGAGTGGGCATCCAGGCAGCGGCAGTTACAAATTCAG GCAGAAGAAGCACAGCGGTTGCGGAAGAGAAGAAAAGCTGAAAGCATGCGTTTATTGGACATGGAAAGGAGACAAAAGCAACGTGTGCAAGAAATGCGAGACATACAAAAGAAG GACGAGGAAAACATGAATTTGAAGGAGCAACATCGAGTTGAAGTAAGGAATGAGCTTAATAGACTTGAAATGACATGCAGTGATATGGCCTCTCTACTTCGTAGCCTAGGAATCCATGTGGGAGGCGGTTTACATCCTTTGTTACATGAG GTGAATGCGGCTTATAAGCGAGGGTTGCTGAGTTTTCACCCAGACCGAGCGTCAAGAACTGACATCCGCCAGCAGGTTGAAGCTGAGGAAAAATTTAAACTTATATGTCGAATGAAGGAGAAGCTCTTACCGTCTTGCTGA
- the LOC131153936 gene encoding uncharacterized protein LOC131153936 isoform X2 yields the protein MSQISGFEASHGHSEPRTCSGKKPLKSCKMKGSLDNIVLIDVDSDNFHNIIVIDVPDSLKQKLRGSRVRRESSKFPLRSVISIDDDGSSDDDCQGIGAEGAGNLCDDASSSKRSCPASNHFQDPADSVGDECQFIHERNSPLNLSKCKRTYSGKLPSRNRYGLDSESQSGSSESDCSDCEVTLREQWENASLKRKYDFCNGQTILEDQAGASSSHTAACQNAEDENSPEKHPETAVCSNSSNVNYEEKSSFVKSGGGNFNGTPPNFATRSPEDFNHKSMEETQDVHDRAENCAEYPPFNFPEWQTYEPFDHGGTGTMFCEKQEQCSQQPSSWSDQEQVHARSFFQAKRWNLSEEPCLFDRAPSLSIPIDHGKANVLDEEVTQCERNCSIETKIDCETVFSKDKDEEFQEVPSDCNVFCTKESKDKRSSFMEKEKAVSEEFSFSAQPSVEKLVHHGVACEDRVGIVLENMSGCKTQSQGNLDVENNEANSQEKVKSNYEKPYFCNNRSDESQAKWGRSRLVDVKEPIIESICDSQLQDRFHSQDGEGTYSVQSCIINEREKIKETAEYKKAVEEEWASRQRQLQIQAEEAQRLRKRRKAESMRLLDMERRQKQRVQEMRDIQKKDEENMNLKEQHRVEVRNELNRLEMTCSDMASLLRSLGIHVGGGLHPLLHEVNAAYKRGLLSFHPDRASRTDIRQQVEAEEKFKLICRMKEKLLPSC from the exons AGCCAAATTAGTGGATTTGAAGCATCACATGGTCATTCTGAACCTAGAACTTGTTCTGGGAAGAAACCACTTAAAAGTTGCAAGATGAAAGGGAGTCTTGATAATATTGTTCTCATTGACGTTGACAGTGATAATTTCCATAATATTATTGTCATCGATGTTCCTGATTCTTTGAAGCAGAAATTGCGAGGTTCAAGGGTGCGGAGAGAGAGCTCAAAATTTCCATTGCGAAGTGTAATTAGCATTGATGATGATGGAAGCTCTGACGACGACTGTCAGGGAATTGGTGCAGAAGGTGCTGGCAACTTATGTGATGATGCCTCTTCAAGCAAGAGATCTTGTCCTGCTTCCAACCATTTCCAGGACCCTGCAGATTCAGTTGGTGATGAATGCCAGTTCATCCATGAAAGAAATTCCCCATTGAATTTATCAAAGTGCAAACGTACCTATTCTGGGAAACTTCCCTCGCGAAATCGTTATGGTTTAGATTCTGAGTCTCAGAGTGGTTCATCTGAAAGTGATTGCTCTGATTGTGAGGTGACACTTCGTGAACAATGGGAAAATGCTTCATTGAAGAGAAAATACGACTTCTGTAATGGTCAGACAATTTTGGAGGATCAAGCTGGTGCTTCTAGCTCCCACACTGCTGCATGCCAAAATGCTGAAGATGAGAATTCCCCTGAAAAACATCCAGAAACTGCCGTATGTTCTAATTCAAGTAATGTAAATTATGAAGAGAAGTCTTCCTTTGTTAAATCTGGCGGTGGCAACTTTAACGGTACCCCTCCCAATTTTGCTACAAGGAGTCCTGAAGATTTCAATCACAAGTCAATGGAAGAAACGCAAGATGTCCACGACAGAGCAGAGAATTGTGCAGAATATCCCCCATTTAACTTTCCAGAATGGCAAACTTATGAGCCTTTTGATCATGGTGGCACTGGCACAATGTTTTGTGAAAAACAAGAACAATGCTCCCAACAACCTTCTTCTTGGTCAGATCAAGAACAGGTGCATGCAAGATCTTTTTTTCAGGCTAAGAGATGGAACTTGTCAGAAGAACCTTGTTTATTTGATCGCGCTCCCAGTCTGAGCATACCCATTGATCATGGAAAAGCTAATGTTCTGGATGAAGAGGTGACTCAATGTGAGAGGAACTGTTCAATTGAGACAAAGATTGATTGTGAAACAGTCTTTTCCAAGGATAAAGATGAAGAGTTTCAGGAGGTGCCTTCTGATTGCAATGTTTTCTGTACAAAGGAATCAAAAGACAAAAGAAGTAGTTTCATGGAAAAAGAGAAAGCAGTTTCTGAGGAATTCTCATTTTCAGCTCAACCATCGGTTGAAAAACTGGTTCATCATGGTGTAGCTTGTGAAGATAGAGTTGGAATTGTGCTTGAAAATATGTCTGGATGCAAGACTCAATCACAAGGCAATTTAGATGTTGAAAACAATGAGGCTAACTCCCAAGAGAAAGTGAAATCCAATTATGAGAAACCATATTTTTGCAACAATCGATCTGATGAATCACAGGCTAAATGGGGGAGATCTAGGTTGGTGGATGTGAAAGAACCAATTATTGAATCTATTTGTGACAGTCAACTGCAAGACAGATTTCATTCTCAAGACGGTGAAGGTACATATTCTGTTCAGAGTTGCATAATCAATGAACGAGAAAAGATAAAGGAAACTGCCGAGTACAAAAAGGCAGTGGAAGAAGAGTGGGCATCCAGGCAGCGGCAGTTACAAATTCAG GCAGAAGAAGCACAGCGGTTGCGGAAGAGAAGAAAAGCTGAAAGCATGCGTTTATTGGACATGGAAAGGAGACAAAAGCAACGTGTGCAAGAAATGCGAGACATACAAAAGAAG GACGAGGAAAACATGAATTTGAAGGAGCAACATCGAGTTGAAGTAAGGAATGAGCTTAATAGACTTGAAATGACATGCAGTGATATGGCCTCTCTACTTCGTAGCCTAGGAATCCATGTGGGAGGCGGTTTACATCCTTTGTTACATGAG GTGAATGCGGCTTATAAGCGAGGGTTGCTGAGTTTTCACCCAGACCGAGCGTCAAGAACTGACATCCGCCAGCAGGTTGAAGCTGAGGAAAAATTTAAACTTATATGTCGAATGAAGGAGAAGCTCTTACCGTCTTGCTGA